Genomic DNA from Solanum dulcamara chromosome 4, daSolDulc1.2, whole genome shotgun sequence:
AGCCATTTTAGGACTACTAATAACATTGTTGCTTAGGATTGGTAGCTTATAATGGAGAACTCAACTTTGGTTTTTCCATTCTTATGGTAGCCATTTTAGGACTACTAATAACATTGCTTATTTTGGAGAGGCTAGTTTTAAGGCAGTGTTTCGAGTGTGTAAGTTAGTTGAAGCCTTTTAAGGTGATGTTTGCGTACATCCTActctccctagaccccacttgtgggatcacactgggtatgttgttgttgggtGACAAGTTGTGACCCATTTTGCACTAAAAGCCAAAAGAAGCTAATTAGGGGTTTTAATTGTATATTGTACTTTTGACTTGTTATGATGTCTATGTGCTacttatgcaagtatgatttgcgTTTTGGACTTAGACTTTTAGATTCTTGTCAACTTTCACGTAGTAAATTTCAGAACAATCTATTATCTGGTGTGGAATCAAGTACCAACTAAACCAGTTTTGCTATAGTTGAATTCTGCCAAGAAAATACCTCACCTTTTTTGTAGCCTTAAAAAATTCATATCTAAAGAAAAACAAACTTGAATTTAAGTGAATAAAAGGATTCAACCAGTTGTGCTGTAATCATCAGTGTGGACCTTCTATTATGAATCTTTTAATTTAGAAGTATTCATTTTTTAACATGGAAATCTTTCATTCTCAACAACCTTGAACTATTTGTATAGACCTTCTGCTCTCTTGCTATTGTTTATCTCTTTTGCACATGCCTGATTTTAAGTATCGACAGAAGTTGGAAACTACAAAGTCTATAAAACTGCAGCATGTATAGAAAGATGATCCTGATTTTAAGCATTTATCAGCAGTTGGACCTTTTAAAGCAGTTCTTTTAACCACCGGGATGTCAGGCCTGGAGATACCTATATGCTTCTATATTTTCTCATTGTTACGTTGAACTTCATTTTTACGCTGTGCAGCAGCTCACAAGGAGAATGAGTACAAAAAAGGATTTGTTAAATTTGCTTCTATGGGACACTACATTatctgaagaaaaaaaaaacatctgcGGCATTACACTAtgcataaaattttcatctatCAAGAGAAGGCGCTTATGCTATATTCCTCAATGTGGCTTATGATTACTTTAATTCCTTTCAGGTGGTTTCTGCTAGTACAGTAGTCCTACTCTCAGCCATGCTTGTGCTCCTCCACCCAGTCATTGTTTCACCTGCTTTTGCTAGTTTCCAAACTGCAGCTAAGACAGGGGGTCCAGCTGCAGCAGCAGTGGGGACTCAACTTGTACGTAATGAACTACTAACAAGTGCATGGGCTGGTTTCTTTGCTGGTTGTCTTCACACCCTATCAGGTCCTGACCATCTTGCTGCTTTGGCTCCTCTCTCGATAGGCCGTACACGGATGGAGAGTGCGGCAGTAGGAGCCCTCTGGGGCTGTGGCCACGATGCTGGACAGTTGATTTTTGGGCTATTGTTTCTTCTCCTAAAGGACCGACTCCACATTGAAGTTATTCGTACATGGGGGACAAGAGTAGTTGGCTTCACTCTTCTTGTCATTGGAGCCATGGGAATTAAGGAAGCATCTGAAATTCCTACACCGTGTGTTGTCCTTGAAAATGGCGACTGTGATGTTAGTATGTACGAAGGCATTGACACCCCTGTCGGtgggaagaagaaaaagataggCTTAGCAACTTTTGCTACTGGAATTGTCCATGGGCTGCAACCAGATGCCCTGATGATGATCTTGCCCGCACTTGCTTTGCCTTCTCGCGTGGCTGGTGCTGCCTTCTTGAGTATGTTCTTGGTTGGTACTGTTATAGCAATGGGAAGCTATACCGTCTTTATAGGCTCATGTAGTCAGGCACTGAAGGATAGAGTTCCTAGAATAACAGAGAAGCTCACTTGGGCTTCTTCCCTGATTGCAATTGGCTTAGGACTTGCCATTATCGTCAGTCAATTTTTTGGTTTTAGCCTATATTAGGTGTAATCCGGCGATAAAATTAGTTTACGTTCAATGTTAGGGGATGTCATTTTGATGAGGATATATCTTTTGATTGAAGGGAAATCTTGTAGTATTTTTTCTTCTAGGGATGGATTGTAACATTTGAGTTTATATAATGTTATAACAATTTGAAGATTATCTGATGCTTGTTTGATTAAAGATATGAATTCTAAATGTTTTGTTGATTCACTTGCCATTTGCTCAAGAAAAATCACTTGCCATTTGCCTTCGAGTCCTTAGTTGATCTTGTAAAACCACTCATCACATCCATCGTTAACCATTGATTGTTAAGACACATTTTCAAAATTTCCGCTAATGGCTGTATGTTCGATCAGTCCTCCCCCTTAGTGGGATAGTCGTTAGGACATGAATGAAATGCGAGGAAGAGAGATGTTTGCTTAGGTGACACTTATTCAGAACGAATAAAGTAATAGTCAAATTCTACAATATTTTAATTAgattaatttagtaaaatacaccCCTACTAAATTTTTTCTTATTGGGTGTGTTTAGAGATGCAATTGAACAGGTGGGTCAAGACCCAACTCAACTAAAATTTGTTTAGGTCAAACGAGTCAAGTAATAGGTCATAATCTAAcaccacccccacccccaaatttttactaagttttaattattttatttgtttttttttaaaagattttagtacctaatgagatttttttatttttttattataactATATATAACATACCAAATTAAAagatctttttaaaatattttaataagattttttattaaacataaacataaattatttattatccTAACTGTATTATATTAAAAAGAGTCAAGTAATATAaaacgaaaaaaataataaggtGAATACACCGTAAAAAAAGGACGGAGTGAGAACGTTACGTAATGGGCCCACATAAGAGGGGTACAACGTACACGCTATTTGGGAAGCCCAGTTTGAGTCCACTCTTGGGCCGTACACTGAGCACTGTACAACACGTAATTCACACAAAACTGCCCCCACCCTCCATCTACTGCTCTATTAACGTAACCTTCTATTTAATACTGTGCTGACAATTTTTTAGCCTccctatatatttttctttaaaagtagtatatatatatctataaaatttcaataaaaataatattgacaAGAATAGTTACAATACTGTAAAACTGAATGACTAGTTTTTCCAAGAATTGAGACGTTTGTTACGTGTTGTTGTTACTCTTCTCTTCGGTACATACTATACAATATTTCACCTGTTATACGTTATTctattatgttttatttgagtCTACTAAAAATATTACAACCTTTTCACCTTCACAATACATGAATAAAGAAACGAAGCTAGCAAGGTACGACCTGCACCTGAATTCGTCCTGAGACTCACCTTGAAAATGCATTTGAAAACATTGATATGAGAAAGTAAAAACTAATAAATGATTTGTCTTAGTCAAATCAATTGATAAATTATATACTTAGCTCGTCTTATAttacttgttcttttttttctttacatatcttttaagaaatcataaataaaaatgatatttttattaattaccCTTTAACTCTTATTAATACACTTCATTTATTTGCCATTTTCATCAACATAGAGATTAATaatgaaaatctttttttttttggaacttTGCAATATCTATActcacaaaaataataattttaaggacaaaatagaatttttttaattatttcttaattttataaattaacaaATTATTTCTTCACGACGTTGCTTCTGTAAGGTCATTTGATCGATTGATagaattatgcatgtattgGTAACATAAACATTAATAAAGCAGGAATTAGTTGTGTATATTAATAACGCAAtagttaattatataaaatttagtcagtcatatatttattatttcattttttattttatataaaataatatatagattatctcataatttatatatgtcTCGTTTTGTAGAAAATAGAGGCAGGGACCAAATGGTTTATTAATCATATTATGCTTTATGCGTAATGAGATAAGATCAATCaaacataatataacataatattttaGATTCTATAAgtagattattttattttttccaacTTTTATAACCAAATAACATATAAATTTATGCAAGTCTCATACATGATTAACTCCTTTCTTATATGCAAGCAAACCACTCCTACCACTAACATGGATTGGAGTAAAATGGTGAAACTGCTTCACTCATAAAGTATCATCTCCGAATGGATTCCGGACACCGATGAAATATGATTATTTCATTCAATTATTCCATGCATTCTAATTTATGTGACCATTTTCCTAAACACAAatttaagaagaaaataaataattttgaaatttgttgTTTAAAATACTATttgatcaaaattaaataattttaataataaaaaacaaaaacaatcacATAAATTGAGTAATAATTAGACTTAGTTGAAATCTAAGTCTAGCGTACCAAAGGAAAGTTGAATGCCAACTTAAAAGCTCATCTTCCGTCACTTTATCCATGCCATTTTTTTGCAACTTTACGCCTAGTTTTGTAGCATTAGGCCGTGTGGCCAAGTTGAATAATCTCTTAACTCACTCAGCAATCAACTAGCTTATCTGGAAATAATTGAAATTCGTATTTTATCGAATTCTAATAATTTAGAGCTCTTAGTGGGATGTGAAAACAGGAGGAGCCATACTGAAATATTGACATATTGCTatcaacctttttttttttttcctgtaACGGTTCCACAACTTACTACTCATACTAAAAAAAAGACTGCTATTATCAGTCAGATATGAATAATCAAATCACTGCAAAAATCCAAAGAATTAAAATCCCACCATAAAAGGTAAAAAAGTAAcatctcaaagaaagagtaaaaaAAGATGCTTAATTTTCACTGTACACTAAACCACCAGTAACTATTCATAATTTCATCAGCAGCAGGGGATTTCATCAAAAAAGTACACAAAAACAAAGCCCCAAAAAAGGTTCAGTAAATCCCCCTGACATAAGagttagaaaagaaaaaaaaaacatttaccaatgtttttgcttttttctgatgaatttttttttttttttttggggggggggggggggggggctcaAATCAAGGCTTCAATGCTGGCTTTCTTGGCTATTCCACAGACAGGGCATTGATGAAGAAGAGAATCACAAGGTTTGCATGAAGAAAGATGTCTACAGGGCAAGAAAATCATGCACGAAAATCGAGAATTGCAGCTTTTGCAAATCATCTTTCttgtttcttgttcttcttcatcatccTGATTATCATGAACATCACAGCAAGATTCTGCATCTTCTCCATTGGTGGACAAACAATAACCACTTTCTCTTAGCTGTTCGATTGTGTTGTTTAATGACATGACAATGGCTTCGTTTTCATTCACGATTCTCTGCCATGCTTGATTCTccatttccattttttttaagtATTCTTCCAGCTCCTTTGTCCTGTTTGCTCCTCTTgcaatttcttcatccttttgTTTCAGAAGAAACAGAAGTTTCGATTCGTATTTTCTCCAGATCAATGCAAGTTGTTGCTTCTTTTGCTCGTTTAAAACCCATCTCAATTTTTCATTCTGTTTTTACCAAAATCAATCGTTAAATTTCtagaaatagaagaagaaacAGACTAAAATTTAAAGCCAAAAATAAGAATCGCATACCTGTAAGATGATGAACTGATCGATTTCATTCCTCTGTTTCTCCATCTGGGTCGCTAGAAACTGGGAAAAAGGCATTGATTCAGTAATGTTGTTATTCATCAAATTCTGATTTATGATTTTCTGGGTAAACATCTGTTGCTGCTGCAGGAAATTGGGTTGTTGGTGAGTAGTTAAACAAACGTGATTGAATCCTCCACAAGCATTCTCCATCAAATCTTGCGAACCCCCTGACGAAAACCCAAGATTATCTGTATATAACTGCGCTTGAATAGCCATATCAACAAAACACAAATTGGGGAAAAGTATTAATAAATGATGGGGGAGTGAAGATGGTACTGTGTATGTTTATAATTGAATATATCTTTATTGAAAGAAACAGAAAACCTGAAAAGGGGGCAGAGAAGGGATTCTCTTTATCTTTCTCTTTCTTGTGAAAAATGGCATTTAAAGAGTACGTACACATGCAGATTTTGTGACTTGACTATCGGGTCAGAGATGATAAAGGACTCGAGagaattcaattcaattcaattaggagtagtaattaattaattaattaaatattaagtatCAAAATTTAGTTGTAATTGAATTCCCATTCCTAATTGTGGGGTTTTTAAATTGAATAAACATAGAAAAGGTCAGCTTTTTTTCCGATTACAGGGAATCAAAGATTTGTCTCTTTCTGAAGTGGATTCCCACTccttattaaaattttgttttcctattttgaaaattatttgttaaaaaattaaattaaaatttttcaccgacaattttttttttatctttgctGTAATTTGGTCCTCTATTGTTTAATTTAAAAGGTAAAACCAAGACATGCTAAAGGAAAaacaaattttcattaattactTGAttgtacaaatatttttatactagTAGTTTGATAGTacttgagttttgaaaaataaaattataaaaaagtaattatattggttaattctaatttaaatttttgtgaTATTTgacaaaacatattttatttccAATTACTTGAAATGTTTGATCTTGATATAAAGTCAATTTCATGTATTAGAAGACAAAGGAACCAGGTTCCTCCAATTTTTAACAAAATTTACACgatttatgaaaaattatgaatattCATAAGTAAAGGGATCAAAAGCGTACATTTTAAGTAATTGAAGgttatgtttttaattaaatatccCAAAGAactgaaactaaaatttaataataattgagGGACTAAAATGATATTAATCCAAAAAAGTAATGTACAATTAATATTTGCATATTTGAGTTACATCTGAATTTCAATTATTTCGTCCTAACCTAATCAGAGCTGGTTAAGACAAGTTGTTGTTTGTGTTAAAGTGATATTAGTAATCCAAATCAGATTGATAATTGACTGGAATAGAAGAATTTCAAAAGCAATAATCTTATCAAGAAGTTGCTTTATTATCACACCTTTTTTTCtggtaaattaattattgttttgTTAGGAAGTTAATACGTAAAAATCTTCAAGGAAGTGATAAAACCAAATTTAAGGAATTCACACCAACGTATTATAGTGGAATTTCAAAGGAATGTCCTTTCTTCTAACTTAATTGATAAGTTAATTAAGCACTtttgtttaaaatatatatctaaCCTTATATgtgaaaaaaatcatgttttttatagctgaatttaaatatttgagataaattcaaataaaaaaataaaaatcattacAATTCATGTGATTGATCTCaacttgaattataattgaGGCGTGTTGTAACTATTGTGATTTGTATTAAATATTTCATGCATACAAGTCATAATGGTGATTCATCATTCATGCCACCTTATGGTCCACAATGTTTAATTAAGTAAATTAATATTTAGATTCAAAAATCATGTGCTTAATAATGCTGATTAGCAATTCAGAATATTGTATAAGTTACTTTTGGACCTTACAAACATATCTCTGCTGTTATTTTCAGATTTcataatgtaaaaataaaataaaaactttataagagcatataaaataaaaacaaatttgtAAATTATTACGAAATTAATTTCACATGTTTAATTACTTGGTCATTAAGGAATCGTTGATAGATGATTAGAGTTATCCACGCGTTAATGATATAAAAAATTCTCGAAAACCAATCTATGTATTAGTATTATATACA
This window encodes:
- the LOC129884443 gene encoding probable BOI-related E3 ubiquitin-protein ligase 3 isoform X1, giving the protein MPFFTRKRKIKRIPSLPPFQLYTDNLGFSSGGSQDLMENACGGFNHVCLTTHQQPNFLQQQQMFTQKIINQNLMNNNITESMPFSQFLATQMEKQRNEIDQFIILQNEKLRWVLNEQKKQQLALIWRKYESKLLFLLKQKDEEIARGANRTKELEEYLKKMEMENQAWQRIVNENEAIVMSLNNTIEQLRESGYCLSTNGEDAESCCDVHDNQDDEEEQETRKMICKSCNSRFSCMIFLPCRHLSSCKPCDSLLHQCPVCGIAKKASIEALI
- the LOC129884443 gene encoding probable BOI-related E3 ubiquitin-protein ligase 3 isoform X2, producing the protein MAIQAQLYTDNLGFSSGGSQDLMENACGGFNHVCLTTHQQPNFLQQQQMFTQKIINQNLMNNNITESMPFSQFLATQMEKQRNEIDQFIILQNEKLRWVLNEQKKQQLALIWRKYESKLLFLLKQKDEEIARGANRTKELEEYLKKMEMENQAWQRIVNENEAIVMSLNNTIEQLRESGYCLSTNGEDAESCCDVHDNQDDEEEQETRKMICKSCNSRFSCMIFLPCRHLSSCKPCDSLLHQCPVCGIAKKASIEALI
- the LOC129885309 gene encoding chloroplast protein FOR GROWTH AND FERTILITY 2 → MERLIYTNSLPSKLHLKPFPCLPKHQFSSPRFPSLLRVESRTPNSLSCKCLHQVSSSGSTPSSRFGDGHVGDSSTSKYLADGSGSKPHLLNWVAETLSRQRKVVSASTVVLLSAMLVLLHPVIVSPAFASFQTAAKTGGPAAAAVGTQLVRNELLTSAWAGFFAGCLHTLSGPDHLAALAPLSIGRTRMESAAVGALWGCGHDAGQLIFGLLFLLLKDRLHIEVIRTWGTRVVGFTLLVIGAMGIKEASEIPTPCVVLENGDCDVSMYEGIDTPVGGKKKKIGLATFATGIVHGLQPDALMMILPALALPSRVAGAAFLSMFLVGTVIAMGSYTVFIGSCSQALKDRVPRITEKLTWASSLIAIGLGLAIIVSQFFGFSLY